The following nucleotide sequence is from Mytilus galloprovincialis chromosome 12, xbMytGall1.hap1.1, whole genome shotgun sequence.
GCTTTGACTTGTCTACAATTACTGAATTAGTTTATATTATGTTGCTTGTCGTATTTCATTGTGAGACATATATATGAACTTGTTGAAATTGCGTTTCCGTTGAAGAAAAGTAGTTGATTGTCAACAGAATATTAAAAGCAcattctataataattttcataagtgattaaaatacaacatataataattcagctttttatttttattttaatagaaaattgaGACGACAGAAAAGAGACATGTGTAAATCTTCAACAGGATTCCCAGCAGATGTAGCCGGCAGGAAAGCTTCAGAAAGAAACACATACCCTATAGTGTCTTCAACGCAGATATTTAAAAGGTCAACCAGTGTTATTGTTTGCAAGGATGAGGTTGATAGACTAGAAAATCTtcaaagtatttcaaaaataaaatcaagtacATTGCGAATACACCTCAAGCTAAACCAACAGAAGAATAGTAATGTAGGGGTTTTGCAACCGTCCATGAGGACAGAATTAGTAGACACAGAGACAAATGAAAGAACCTTAAAAAATAGGTCGAATACTAAGAACCTCAGCTTTCAAGAGGAATTACACATAATTAAAGAAACATTAGACGAAGTTGAAACGTTGATAGATGCACAGTCTAAAAGGAACGAaaagatttcttcaaattttcacAGTTACTTGAAATCGGAAGAAGAAATCAATGTAGAATCACCTAAACGTTCCAAGGGTCTGTTCGACTTATTAGACTATTTATTAATGCTTCAATGGTTACCAAAGCAGTATCTAAATATATTGCCAGTGACCTTGAATACGTATTTCGATAGCTTATCTTCTGGTAGTGCAATATCTACAGACGAATCCATGTCAAATGGTCTTCTACGACTTCATTCATTCAACAATTTCCCTCGAACCGTAGACATATTTGTAAGTAATCTATCTAAAGCAGGATTTTATTTCACAGGGAACGATGATAACGTACAGTGTTACGCATGTGGAATAACATACCGGAACTGGAAACGTGGCGATATTCCGTTAGAAATACACAGACGACTCTCACCCTTATGTCCCCATCTTCGAAACTGTAATTCTGTTGCTATAGATACAAATAGACAGCAACACATAACTTCTCAAGATGCAAGATTAAGAAATATACCAACACAATCTGTTTCCATACCAAGCATTACTTTACAACAATCTATAGGAATACAACAAAGTGGGTTGTCTGAGGATAGAAATTTAAGGCCCATAACGCAAAATTCTACAATTGATTTAAGCGGAGCAACAGGGCAAACTCAATCAATTGGGAATGATACTATCAGATACGCGGAACCGAAACCAAACAGGAATGCAGTCAATTTGGAACATGATGATAACAATAAAGACACATTCTCAGAACCAGAAGTGAATAACACTCTTACTCATGGAGCATGTGGCTGTTATGAATCATCAAGTTCAAGCCGAATAAGTAACAATACCACTTCTTCATTTGATATCGATTTAGATAATCCCAGATACCCGAATTACGCTGCTTTACAAGTGAGAATCAGCTCCTTTCAGGGATGGCCGTCCTATTTAGACCAGACACCAAAACAAATGGCAACAGCTGGTTTCCTGTTTGCTGGTTACCAGGACTACACTAGATGTTTCTTCTGTGGCGGTGGACTTCGAAATTGGGAAGCAGGTGACGATCCATGGGTGGAACATGCTAGATGGTTTCCGAAGTGCTCTTACCTACGTCAGAACAAGGGTGATAGGTTTATAAAAGCCGTTCAAGATAAACATGAACAATTGGTAAGTAAATTAAATAGGCTTGATATTTATTTACTAGGAAGTTAAACCATACCATTCACTTTCAATATCTTCATTTCCATcatttaaatcataataaattcATTCTACATTTACATGTGaataatatttaatttaagaACAAAGAAGAAAGTAAGAAAAGTGACCAAATTACATCCTTTCAAAAGACAGAAACAACTCAAAATGTCCCTCATTTACATTCACACAGTAATCCACAACAAAGTAGCAGTTCCAGCTATCTTGATACAGCAGCAGCCAGGAGTGTCTTAGAGATGGGATACACACAAGAACAGGTGCTTCGAGTTATCCAGCAATTATTACCGGATAAACCaggtatatatataaacttaaacTCAATGAGATGAGAGTAATACAAAAGCGGGCCGTTACTCTTAATATTGCAACTTCAGAAACTATGCATGAATGTATAACATCAATTTCTCTATGCATTGAATGTTCAGGGAGTAATCTGAAGTAAAAagggaaataacaaaaataacgaactccaAAGAaactttaaatagaaaaaatCTTTATCAAGAAGCAAgttcaaagctcaaacacaactgtcatattcctgacatctCATAtaagttatttccttttttagaAAGTGGTAGATAACACctggttgttgtctgctctttagtcaagttcttgtctctttgacatattccccaattccatttccattctcaattttttttatagctagcttaacctctcacttgtatctCAGAAATCCATTATATCGACAAGAAGAACTAaccaaaaacaaattgaatacatCGCGTACAGTCTCAGCAAACTATTGACAATTTATTGAACCATCATGAGCATACAATAAACGTGTCAATGTTTTTACCCATATAAGCTTAAACACATCTTTTATACTTTTTACTCATATTTTGACTCTTATATTtcttatgtctgtttagttcacgcattgtaaatataacagaatttaatgaaactgtcaacaaagtgagaggtttagcgctataaaatcaggtttaatccgacattttctacatttgaaaatgccagtaccaagtcaggaatatgacagttttcgatgtgttttgtcattaaaacttgccatgtgattatggactttccaatttaattttcctctgagttcagtattttgatCTTACTTTTGTTTTAGGTGGAACATACACAGCAACTGATATCATGAGTATTTTACTGGAGAATGATCAACCGAACAGTTCTGCTGACTCAGCTAATGCAGTCAGGAACGATTCATCTGCTAATGATTTGTCACTTAATGCAACTACACAAGGAAATAATATACCTGAACCCCTTATAAATGATTCGAGTGAATCAAATTTAGACGGTAAGTCATATTTATTGATTTGTTATAACTGGGTTCTTAAAACGTTTCAAAATATTTAGACTCAAGAAAATGCTTTCTATCCATTTAAAGATGTACCTATATTCAACTTTTAATCAGATACTCCTTCTTGGTTAGCTGTGTCATCAAAATAATCATACGACATCTTCAGgatttaaaatttgaatcatttttcaaaatagtGATTTTCTACTTGGAACCTTACTATTACAGATGCGGAGTCATTAATTGAAGAAAATAGACAGCTACGAGATCAACGTCTGTGTAAGATTTGTCTAGAATTGGATGCCTCCATAGCTTTCCTCCCTTGTGGACATTTAGTAAGTTGTTCCGACTGCGCACCAGCTTTGCGGAGGTGTCCAATGTGTAGGGCTTTTGTCAAAGGCACAGTCAAGACATTCCTGGTCTAACGTGGTTTTCATTTAGCAGACGCCATTCTATCATAAAACATTAAGTTAAATGTATATTGCCATTACGTTACCAGTAAACATCCTAATGTATAGCACCAGAGATAGGAAATGGTCATATCCAACGACAGTTTCATTATCCAATAGCTAAGTATAAGAAGATTAACACCCTTGTCTTAGttaatcaaaatatggcattttaacgtgaagtataatgatatcaaatagctaagtataaGAAGATTACTGAAATGGGGAAGTCAATCATAACAGACAAAATCAAGCAAAATCAAATTCTAATGccacaacgtttgtaacgttcattttgattggataacgtcacttatctACATGGCATCAATTGGAGCGTCAAAATTGCACGGGTTCCGACTGAAGAGATGAAAATACCACGAAGCAATGTGATCGGTTACAGAAAGCTAATTGCAAAGATGATTTTTATGCCATAATATACAAAATTGACATAAAAAAGCGAAAACAACATTTTAGTGAATCGATATTGACATAATTACCGTTATTTGAgtatatgaaaataaagagagATGGTATTGCCAATAAGACATCTCTCAACAAGAGAAagactgacacagaaattaatagctTTAGGCCTTTCAACATTTTGTTAAAGCCATACAAGAAATTCAGCTCTAATTTAAAAGGAATGACAAATTTAagacatttcaaacgagaaaaatatcagccttatttatgtacaatatGATATTCAGCGACATACGACAACCACTAGATTGCGAGCTTCTTACTTAtagtaatacaaatatatttgtcACCACATTTATACAAATGATTATGAGTCAGATTTAAACATACTTTTTTGGATAGTCAACTTTAATTTTACATTGAGACTCTGAGAAACAATTTCTATTTGAAAATATGGATATTGTCTTgggactattaattaaaaaaataatttatatatatttactgttttgttACCTTCCTTTAACATGTACTTTCATTATTAGAGTCAAACTATCAGCcattattacaatgtattattatATCATGTTTTTATGTACATTGTGTATTACCTGTTTTGTTACCTCTCCCTTTTTTACCATAGTCTTTTATAAGAGTCTTaccaaaagaaaataatttattataatataataatgttttatttacattttttacatatCTATTGTTTTGTTATCTTCCATTTAACATGTACTTTTATCAGAGTTATACTTTCATACatcattataatttattacgaTATGATagtgttttatatacattttcataaatatttactgttttgttaCGTCTCCTTTACCATGTACTTTCATAAATATTATATTATCAGACATCATTttaattcattataatatagTGCTTGACTGAAAATCTTGTTTGTCTTCCTTTAATTTTTATGGTTTGgcaacttttgttttaatttgaatctGTATGTATAGTCTGAGACTTGATCTTAGTTTTTATTTTATCAGTTATTATTGTTGATTGTTGTAAGATACCTCATTGTaagttttttgttattgtttgatttctaaatacaatttttcatattttgttatcTCATGgttgttttttatgttatattttattatttaaacgtGTATGGCACGTACACAACAAAATAATTcggttatttctttttataataccTTTTAAGCACTATTTAATCCAACAGCTGTGGTTAAAACTTACCAACATATTCGAGTTTAAGAATATGTTTCCTTAATGCATATAGCTGTAATATATTGCCAGCTGATGCAATactttttgcatttgttttggtTCTGGTCGTCAATATTTGATAAGTTCTTAATTAAGAATATATAAAAGCAACAATAGAAGAACTGGACAACCTCAAatacaaacgccaacatacatagaaacagactATTTGATTACAACTGCCATATACAGGACGTTTTAAGAATAAATAGTGGATtgataaaacaaatccgggttacaaactaaaactgaggtaaacactttaaggaaaacaacaaaacagcagaaacactgaagtgcaacaaaaaaccacaACGACAATGCAGCACAcccagaaacgaactataagaacTATAAGAACTATAAGAAACTGCTTTTATTGCAAGCCAAACTCCCGCTTTGATGccaatgttaaaaataccgctaaaatgacaatataacttgacaggaatacagtacaaataaatgcaagaagaCTTTGGACATTAATTAAGGACACATAAGTCGAACTTAGATAAATTAAAGTTACCCATTAATGAACTTACTATAAtctataaatgtttaattttaatgaTATCTTTAAAGAGTATCTTGAATGAAATCCATTATTTTATCCTTAatttttgtccccgagggtatcaccagtccagttgTCAACACTTCgatgttaacatgaatatcaatacgTAAGTaagtatatcatttattatagtgacatgtgtagtATAAATAATATTACATAATAAGAATACAATAGTTCAATAAATTTACACCCGGCCCgttggacctataagtcactttAAACTTATGTTCAAATTTGCATTACGAAATGTGATTGTTactaataatgtggtcatttttataaattccctgtttacaaaactttgaattttttcgaaaactaaggattttcttaaacaaggcatagattaccttagccgtatttggcacaactttttggaattttggaacctcaatgctcttgtttggctttatagatattttgatatgagcgtcactgatgagtcttatgtagacgaaacgcgcgactggcgtactaaattataatcctgttactttgataaatattaacTGTTTAAATGCTCTCTTAACATGACCAAAACTTTGGAAAACGGTTCATTTCCTTCCAAATCCACTCGttcatatatttgattttacttattttgctggaacctttaataactatttgacCGTTATCATTCATTATTTTATGATATCCTTATTTATTATCAAGTTCTTTAAATGATGAATGGTTATCCCAAGTCCTTTCTTGATTTTATTGATGAACTTCCCTATTTCAGTTCGATAGAAAAAAAGTTCACAAACATATGATGTTAAAGATGATCCCGATTATGAGTATTTCAACAATCGACTCCTGACTCTCTATTCTAAGCTATCAACATTTATCAAACATGTCTATTCAACCAAAAATCATAATTGTTGAATATGAAACGCTTTAGAGGAAATGCCTGCAAcaattatgaatatatattttttcgttCAAGCATTGTAATACTGATATTCGAAATCACAAAAAAAAGGAACAGAAATATAACATAGTTGCAACTAAGCCTGAGATTACCCTCACTATTTAGTGGGGTAATTTatgttttctttagttttttgtgtagtgttttgtgtatttttgatTTCTGtcagtctgtgtgtctgtttgtttcgtttttagccatgacattatcactttatttttgtcttatgagtttgactgtcaatTTGGTATCGTTCACCTTTCTTTAACGATTTAAAGGTCTGCAACAGTTCTCAGgttgacaataaatgtctctttagTGGTCCTTGGGgaaaattacaaaatgaaaaaaataaaataccaaagtTGGAGAGCTAATAAAACTAAAAAGGGCcatgcacgagggagatacatttcaTAATTGagaaatgattttcaattttaataaacgTTTTTCAATATCTGTATTTTCATACCAGTACTGGCTACCGGGCTAGCATCACTTTCTGGGACTCACGATCCACCAGCAGAGAGTGcgactgactactgggctagcaATATTTTCGTGGACTATTGGTCCACCAACAGAGTAGGCTAGTAACTACCGGGCTAGCAACACTTTCGGGGAATTACGGTCCTCCAGCAGAGAAAACGACTGGCTTCTAGGTTAGTAACAATTTTTGGGACTTAATGTCTACCAGCAGAGATGGCGACTAGCTACCGGGCTAGCAATACTTTCGGGGACTATTGGTCCACCAACAGAGTAGGCTAGTGACTAACGGGCTAGCAACACTTTCGGGGAATTACGGTCCTCCAGCAGAGAAAACGGCTGGCTTCCAGGCTAGTTACAATTTATGGGACTTGATGTCTACCAGCATAGATGGCGACTGGCTACCGGTCGAGCAACACTTTCGGGGACTATTGGTCCACCAACAGATAAAACTGAGGTACTGGCTACCGAGGTGGCAAAACTTTTGAGGACTTATAGTCTACCAGCAGAGAAAGCGACTGCCTACCAGGCTAGCAACATTTTCGGAGACGTACAGTTCACCAGCAAAGAAGGCGACTGACTACCGGGCTAGTAATACTTCCAGGGACTTACGGTCCACAAGCAGAGAAGGTGACTGCTACAGGGCTAGTAACACTCAGGGGCTTACGAAAGACGATAGGTGAAGGCAAAACTGGATTACAATAGACGACAGACGATAAGTGAAGGCAATGCCGGACTACCGTATTTGACAAACGATAGGTGAAGGCAATGCATGACTAATATAGACGACAGACGATAAGTAAAGGCAATACCTGACAACTATAAACGACAGACGATAGGTAAAGGCAATGCCTGACTACTATAGACGACAGACGATAGATAAAGGCAATGCCGGACTATAATAGACGACAAACGATAGGTGAATGCAATGCCTGACTACACTCTACGACAGACGATAGGAAAAGGAAATGCCAGACTATAATAGACGACAGACAATAGATGAAGGCAATGCCTGACTACAATAAACGACAGACGATAGGTGAAGGCAATGCGTGACTACATTAGACGATAAACGACAGGTGAAAGCAATTCCAGGCTACAATAGACGACAGACGATAGGTTAAGGCAATGCCTGACTAGTAACATTTTCGAGGACTTACGGTCCACCAGTAGAGAAGGTATAAAATACCATCCTCCATACATAAAAAAAGGTGAGACATtgcttttcatataaaaaaaattccaagACAAAAACTCGAAAAACCTTTGACTGATTAACTGTGAAGTCAATATCACATGAAACCAACAAAAAATAagtgctattttttttaaacttggaagaatagtttcagaggagatgctCCTTGTAAAGGACTTAAAAGGCAAAGGggtgtataagtaccgagccatgtCAAATGGATATCATAGAAATCAGACCAAACAGAACAGTAAAATTGATactaataatagaacaaagacaaatgaaagaacaactTTCGGGGACTATTGGTCCACCAACAGAGAAGGCTAGTGACAAACGGCTAGCAACACTTTCGGGGAATTACGGTCCCCCAGCAGAGAAAACGGCTGGCTTCCAGGC
It contains:
- the LOC143054902 gene encoding baculoviral IAP repeat-containing protein 3-like isoform X4; the encoded protein is MCKSSTGFPADVAGRKASERNTYPIVSSTQIFKRSTSVIVCKDEVDRLENLQSISKIKSSTLRIHLKLNQQKNSNVGVLQPSMRTELVDTETNERTLKNRSNTKNLSFQEELHIIKETLDEVETLIDAQSKRNEKISSNFHSYLKSEEEINVESPKRSKGLFDLLDYLLMLQWLPKQYLNILPVTLNTYFDSLSSGSAISTDESMSNGLLRLHSFNNFPRTVDIFVSNLSKAGFYFTGNDDNVQCYACGITYRNWKRGDIPLEIHRRLSPLCPHLRNCNSVAIDTNRQQHITSQDARLRNIPTQSVSIPSITLQQSIGIQQSGLSEDRNLRPITQNSTIDLSGATGQTQSIGNDTIRYAEPKPNRNAVNLEHDDNNKDTFSEPEVNNTLTHGACGCYESSSSSRISNNTTSSFDIDLDNPRYPNYAALQVRISSFQGWPSYLDQTPKQMATAGFLFAGYQDYTRCFFCGGGLRNWEAGDDPWVEHARWFPKCSYLRQNKGDRFIKAVQDKHEQL
- the LOC143054902 gene encoding baculoviral IAP repeat-containing protein 2-like isoform X2, which gives rise to MCKSSTGFPADVAGRKASERNTYPIVSSTQIFKRSTSVIVCKDEVDRLENLQSISKIKSSTLRIHLKLNQQKNSNVGVLQPSMRTELVDTETNERTLKNRSNTKNLSFQEELHIIKETLDEVETLIDAQSKRNEKISSNFHSYLKSEEEINVESPKRSKGLFDLLDYLLMLQWLPKQYLNILPVTLNTYFDSLSSGSAISTDESMSNGLLRLHSFNNFPRTVDIFVSNLSKAGFYFTGNDDNVQCYACGITYRNWKRGDIPLEIHRRLSPLCPHLRNCNSVAIDTNRQQHITSQDARLRNIPTQSVSIPSITLQQSIGIQQSGLSEDRNLRPITQNSTIDLSGATGQTQSIGNDTIRYAEPKPNRNAVNLEHDDNNKDTFSEPEVNNTLTHGACGCYESSSSSRISNNTTSSFDIDLDNPRYPNYAALQVRISSFQGWPSYLDQTPKQMATAGFLFAGYQDYTRCFFCGGGLRNWEAGDDPWVEHARWFPKCSYLRQNKGDRFIKAVQDKHEQLNKEESKKSDQITSFQKTETTQNVPHLHSHSNPQQSSSSSYLDTAAARSVLEMGYTQEQVLRVIQQLLPDKPGGTYTATDIMSILLENDQPNSSADSANAVRNDSSANDLSLNATTQGNNIPEPLINDSSESNLDDAESLIEENRQLRDQRLCKICLELDASIAFLPCGHLVSCSDCAPALRRCPMCRAFVKGTVKTFLV
- the LOC143054902 gene encoding baculoviral IAP repeat-containing protein 7-A-like isoform X6 translates to MNNCNPQQSSSSSYLDTAAARSVLEMGYTQEQVLRVIQQLLPDKPGGTYTATDIMSILLENDQPNSSADSANAVRNDSSANDLSLNATTQGNNIPEPLINDSSESNLDDAESLIEENRQLRDQRLCKICLELDASIAFLPCGHLVSCSDCAPALRRCPMCRAFVKGTVKTFLV